The Montipora capricornis isolate CH-2021 chromosome 6, ASM3666992v2, whole genome shotgun sequence genome has a window encoding:
- the LOC138054600 gene encoding major facilitator superfamily domain-containing protein 6-like → MEEKDTKRKAEREISTQSSQDTSQLSSMLYKCYYFLFYIGIGSSFPYIALYFKQLGLTAGQTGAVLGLRFLTKFIGSPIWGILGDKYKVHKVIVLASLVSFTAGNLMFIAVQPQKQMCIETTANRTVTKALLFTPNGIVLGQEIGNSSHAKNHFANKNFTKAFARKIDEHEVKQIFIIFLTIVLICQIIGSVVFAMKDAMLVVFLRENVKKFGTFRIWGEFGVAVGSFLVGGVISLYKSEVCGEVVKNYHISFYFFAGFSTLAIINVLFLEVKYPDDKSSDHPIFNASETFKLLCGGNFMIIIIVTCYFGILTGMQENFGPWYLDDLGAQPYMIGVAAGLRYCFAFIGYVSSGMCIDRIGLISTAAGCLLLYVAVFLGLAFVLNPWLGVVLHSIQGLLYGLGWSSCVVFGGTVSLQSGSYATVQGVIGGVHWGLGACIGVLVSGVIINSIGIPKTFFMYAMTSVAVFVFLVLSHWWIRSREQKEEADQAGYQLVSQNKDGDE, encoded by the exons ATGGAGGAGAAGGATACCAAGCGGAAAGcagaaagagaaatttcaaCACAGTCTTCTCAAGACACGTCACAACTGTCCTCTATGTTGTATAAATgttattatttcttattttacatTGGCATCGGAAGTTCATTTCCTTATatagctttgtatttcaaacaaCTTGGACTTACGGCTGGTCAAACGGGTGCTGTACTTGGGTTGCGATTCTTAACAAAATTTATCGGCTCACCAATATGGGGAATACTTGGTGACAAGTACAAAGTACATAAAGTTATTGTACTTGCCTCACTGGTGTCTTTCACAGCCGGAAACTTAATGTTTATTGCTGTTCAACCACAAAAGCAAATGTGTATCGAAACCACAGCAAACAGAACAGTGACAAAGGCTTTATTATTCACTCCTAACGGAATTGTACTGGGACAAGAGATAGGCAATAGCAGTCACGCAAAAAATCACTTTGCAAACAAGAACTTCACTAAAGCGTTTGCTCGTAAAATCGACGAACACGAGGTCAAGCAAATCTTCATCATTTTTCTGACCATTGTTTTGATTTGTCAAATTATCGGATCTGTCGTTTTTGCAATGAAAGATGCAATGTTGGTTGTTTTCCTTCGAGAAAACGTAAAGAAATTCGGAACTTTCCGAATATGGGGCGAGTTTGGAGTCGCCGTTGGTTCGTTTTTGGTCGGAGGAGTAATCAGTCTTTACAAATCGGAAGTTTGTGGGGAGGTAGTGAAGAATTACCAtatttcattttacttttttgCCGGTTTTAGCACACTTGCAATAATCAATGTTCTCTTTCTGGAAGTAAAGTACCCAGATGACAAATCATCCGACCATCCCATTTTCAATGCTTCTGAAACGTTTAAGCTTCTTTGCGGTGGTAACTTCATGATCATCATTATTGTGACATGCTACTTCGGTATCCTGACTGGAATGCAAGAGAACTTTGGACCATGGTACTTAGATGACCTCGGAGCTCAGCCATACATGATCGGTGTCGCAGCTGGTCTGCGTTACTGCTTCGCTTTCATTGGGTATGTTTCTTCAGGAATGTGCATCGATAGAATCGGACTTATTTCCACTGCTGCTGGGTGTTTATTACTCTATGTAGCAGTATTCTTGGGTCTCGCCTTTGTCCTCAATCCCTGGCTAGGTGTGGTATTACACAGTATTCAGGGACTGTTGTACGGACTCGGTTGGTCTTCCTGTGTCGTATTTGGTGGGACTGTTTCGTTGCAATCCGGTTCCTATGCCACGGTGCAAG GCGTCATTGGTGGAGTTCACTGGGGTCTGGGAGCGTGCATTGGAGTACTGGTCAGCGGTGTCATTATTAACAGTATCGGTATACCTAAAACGTTCTTCATGTATGCTATGACGTCAGTTGCCGTGTTTGTGTTTCTGGTGCTTTCGCATTGGTGGATAAGATCCCGAGAGCAGAAAGAAGAGGCCGATCAAGCAGGTTATCAACTGGTCTctcaaaacaaagatggcgatgaataa